One stretch of Ornithinimicrobium ciconiae DNA includes these proteins:
- a CDS encoding MmcQ/YjbR family DNA-binding protein, with translation MPERPEVPAAMIHRLDGIFAALPETYREGAWVGERWRVGQATVAHVFGGEDQQFRIVFRAPDSEVMTFEHLGVPYFKAGWGSNVVGVVIDADTDWDDIDADTDWDDLAEMLTDSYCIQAPVHLVSLLGDLAAPS, from the coding sequence GTGCCCGAACGTCCCGAGGTGCCCGCCGCGATGATCCACCGACTTGACGGGATCTTTGCCGCCCTGCCAGAGACCTACCGCGAGGGTGCCTGGGTGGGGGAGCGGTGGCGGGTCGGCCAGGCCACGGTGGCCCACGTCTTCGGTGGGGAGGACCAGCAGTTCCGCATCGTGTTCCGGGCTCCTGACTCAGAGGTGATGACCTTTGAGCACCTGGGGGTGCCCTACTTCAAGGCCGGCTGGGGGAGCAACGTCGTGGGCGTCGTCATTGACGCCGACACCGACTGGGACGACATTGACGCCGACACCGACTGGGACGACCTGGCAGAGATGCTGACCGACTCCTACTGCATCCAGGCACCTGTTCACCTGGTGTCCCTCCTGGGCGACCTCGCGGCGCCGTCGTGA
- a CDS encoding DUF5701 family protein yields the protein MLPDLAAQHHHLVALGLDLPPLPQSLAGDLLVIHPRLLAAADLTQVLRLDGKPGFVVSDLHDLAEFGPAPDTHVPDTELYAVLDPQRGDEFANQSPDEVDPRVRARGRDLMTLHEGLSWALQSPEVIGRNHCFMTTGSRKPGRRSGQLDARVPALWISNGTGRDGAEQRNAPKVGWCWAGNRHTWLGIASVGGRSAP from the coding sequence ATGCTGCCCGACCTCGCCGCCCAGCACCACCACCTCGTCGCCCTCGGTCTCGACCTGCCACCCCTCCCCCAGTCCCTCGCCGGTGACCTGCTGGTCATCCACCCACGCCTGCTGGCAGCCGCCGACCTGACCCAGGTGCTGCGCCTGGATGGCAAGCCGGGGTTTGTCGTCTCGGACCTGCACGACCTCGCCGAGTTCGGCCCGGCCCCGGACACCCACGTCCCCGACACCGAGCTCTATGCGGTGCTGGACCCGCAGCGTGGCGATGAGTTCGCCAACCAGTCCCCCGACGAGGTCGACCCTCGGGTGCGCGCCCGAGGTCGTGACCTGATGACCCTGCACGAGGGGCTCAGCTGGGCGCTGCAGTCGCCCGAGGTCATCGGGCGCAACCACTGCTTCATGACGACCGGGTCCCGCAAGCCGGGACGGCGGTCCGGGCAGCTGGACGCCCGGGTGCCAGCCCTTTGGATCAGCAATGGCACCGGGCGGGACGGGGCCGAGCAGCGCAACGCTCCCAAGGTCGGCTGGTGCTGGGCCGGCAACCGGCACACGTGGCTGGGGATCGCCTCGGTGGGCGGCCGGTCAGCGCCCTGA
- a CDS encoding DHA2 family efflux MFS transporter permease subunit, which translates to MTRPRGAAPPRSPWPALWALVIGFFMILVDSTIVSVATPTLMAEFETDVNGVLWVTSAYLLAYAVPLLITGRLGDRFGPRPVYLTGLAVFTLASLWCGLSGELGLGLGGLIAARIVQGLGASMMTPQTMTVITRTFPAERRGTAMALWGATAGVATLAGPLLGGVLIDALGWEWIFFVNLPIGLIGWVLAWRLVPRLETHSHAMDLLGVLLSAAGLFAVVFGIQEGQAYDWGTIWRWVSVPLLIGVGVLLMVIFVAWQALNTREPLVPLSLFRDRNFSLANLGITTMGFTITAMIFPFYIWAQSVRGLSPTQAALVMAPSSILSFLLARQAGLLTDRVHPRVLVGSGTALLAVGLWLLSLGMTPTAPLWQALAAAAVLGIANPLIWGPLSTTATRNLPMAGAGAGAGIYNTTRQLGAVLGSSAIAVLMQTRIAAHLPAGGPGAGAMSMPGGGSAGLPPDVAEGISRAMAQSLYLPIGVILLGTLAALFFERPRHLSHREPTATPAQR; encoded by the coding sequence GTGACTCGTCCCCGAGGTGCTGCTCCCCCGCGCAGCCCCTGGCCGGCCCTGTGGGCGCTGGTCATCGGCTTCTTCATGATCCTGGTCGACTCGACCATCGTCTCCGTGGCCACGCCGACCCTGATGGCGGAGTTTGAGACCGACGTCAACGGGGTGCTGTGGGTCACCTCCGCCTACCTCCTGGCGTATGCCGTGCCCCTCCTGATCACCGGACGCCTGGGTGACCGCTTCGGACCCCGGCCCGTCTATCTGACCGGGCTGGCCGTCTTCACGCTGGCCTCCCTGTGGTGCGGACTCTCCGGCGAGCTGGGACTGGGTCTCGGCGGGCTCATCGCCGCCCGGATCGTGCAGGGACTGGGTGCCTCGATGATGACCCCACAGACGATGACGGTCATCACCCGGACGTTCCCGGCGGAGCGGCGCGGCACCGCGATGGCACTGTGGGGCGCGACCGCCGGTGTCGCGACACTGGCGGGCCCGCTGCTTGGCGGGGTGCTGATCGACGCGCTGGGCTGGGAGTGGATCTTCTTCGTCAACCTGCCCATCGGCCTGATCGGTTGGGTGCTCGCCTGGCGTCTCGTGCCGCGGCTGGAGACCCACTCCCACGCCATGGACCTGCTCGGGGTCCTCCTCAGCGCGGCGGGCCTGTTCGCCGTCGTGTTCGGGATCCAGGAGGGGCAGGCCTATGACTGGGGCACCATCTGGCGCTGGGTCAGCGTCCCTCTGCTCATCGGCGTGGGGGTGCTCCTGATGGTGATCTTCGTCGCCTGGCAGGCTCTCAACACCCGCGAGCCGCTGGTGCCGCTGAGCCTGTTCCGGGACCGCAACTTCTCCCTGGCCAACCTCGGCATCACGACCATGGGGTTCACCATCACCGCGATGATCTTCCCGTTCTATATCTGGGCCCAGTCGGTGCGCGGCCTGTCCCCCACCCAGGCTGCCCTCGTCATGGCTCCCTCCTCGATCCTCTCCTTCCTGCTGGCCCGTCAGGCGGGACTGCTCACCGACCGCGTCCATCCCAGGGTGCTGGTCGGGTCCGGGACCGCGCTGCTGGCAGTGGGTCTGTGGTTGCTGAGTCTGGGCATGACGCCGACGGCACCGCTGTGGCAGGCGCTCGCGGCCGCCGCGGTGCTCGGGATCGCCAACCCGCTGATCTGGGGACCCTTGTCGACCACCGCGACCCGCAATCTGCCGATGGCGGGCGCAGGGGCCGGTGCCGGCATCTACAACACGACCCGCCAGCTGGGCGCGGTGCTCGGCAGCTCCGCGATCGCCGTGCTGATGCAGACCCGGATCGCCGCGCACCTGCCAGCCGGTGGGCCGGGCGCGGGTGCGATGAGTATGCCGGGGGGTGGCTCTGCCGGGCTGCCTCCCGACGTCGCGGAAGGGATCTCACGGGCCATGGCCCAGTCCCTCTACCTACCGATCGGAGTCATCCTGCTCGGGACCCTCGCCGCCCTCTTCTTCGAGCGCCCACGGCACCTGAGCCACCGGGAGCCGACCGCGACCCCGGCACAGCGATAG
- a CDS encoding patatin-like phospholipase family protein, which translates to MPEVAPNVTDTALLFEGGGMRASYTSGLVVALLEAQLHLDWVGGVSAGASNACNYLSRDPSRARRSFTDFAADPQFGDLRTFVRGEGLFNARYIYQQAGLPGQALAFDWDTFAADPAQLRICGFRARTGEQVHWGREDYADIHALMIRVQASSTMPVLMPPVVIDEDIYVDGALGPAGGIPLDAARGDGYDKFLAVLTRPRDYRKPPQGGEWFFRRHFRKLPAVTEAMMARPRRYNQTREELFELEREGRAYLFVPEQMPVSNGERNVSKLRASHEAGLAQARREIPAIREFLGLG; encoded by the coding sequence GTGCCAGAGGTCGCTCCTAACGTCACCGACACCGCCCTGCTCTTCGAAGGCGGTGGCATGCGTGCAAGCTACACCTCCGGACTGGTCGTCGCGCTGCTGGAGGCACAGCTCCACCTCGACTGGGTCGGCGGTGTCTCCGCAGGTGCGAGCAACGCCTGCAACTACCTGTCCCGCGACCCCTCGCGGGCGCGGCGCTCGTTCACCGACTTCGCCGCCGACCCTCAGTTCGGCGACCTGCGCACCTTCGTCCGCGGCGAGGGGCTGTTCAACGCCCGATATATCTACCAGCAGGCCGGGCTCCCCGGTCAGGCGCTGGCGTTCGACTGGGACACCTTCGCCGCCGACCCCGCCCAGCTGCGGATCTGTGGGTTCCGGGCCCGCACCGGTGAGCAGGTGCACTGGGGCAGGGAGGACTATGCCGACATCCACGCCCTGATGATCCGGGTCCAGGCCTCCTCCACGATGCCGGTGCTGATGCCCCCGGTCGTCATCGATGAGGACATCTACGTCGACGGCGCCCTTGGCCCCGCCGGAGGCATTCCGCTGGACGCGGCTCGCGGCGACGGCTACGACAAGTTCCTCGCCGTGCTCACCCGCCCACGCGACTACCGCAAGCCGCCCCAGGGCGGCGAGTGGTTCTTTCGCCGTCACTTCCGCAAGCTGCCGGCGGTCACCGAGGCGATGATGGCGCGGCCGCGCCGCTACAACCAGACCCGGGAGGAGCTGTTCGAGCTGGAGCGCGAGGGACGGGCCTATCTCTTCGTCCCTGAGCAGATGCCGGTGAGCAACGGTGAGCGCAACGTCAGCAAGCTGCGGGCCAGCCACGAGGCGGGTCTTGCTCAGGCACGGCGAGAGATCCCCGCGATCCGGGAGTTTCTCGGCCTCGGCTGA
- a CDS encoding multidrug effflux MFS transporter translates to MTTPSSAPTWGPARASLLTITILASLAMIGPFTIDTVFPGFEAMGRDFGASEAALQQVTSVYLLSFAVMSIFHGPISDTVGRKPVMLTGLGIYVLATIGCALSPSLPVLLAFRALQGASAGAATIVSRAVIRDLYSGPEAHRLMSQVMMIFSIAPAIAPVAGGLLLAWGPWPIIFWAIAGYGVFIAVLTATGLPETLPPEDRHPLRVGPILSGLLEVGRHPGFARLALATTFLFAGQFVYIVSAPIIVVDLFGKGEQDFWILFVPLIGGLVIGAWLSGRLAGRVETALLVDRAVALALVAATLNVALMMLLPRLPYAVLGPGLIALAVSIAFPVLQLSMLDLFPHHRGAAASLASFASLIFNALLAGAISPLVTGSLLVLAVSSAIFAMIGTTFWWWHRRLQSPARHA, encoded by the coding sequence GTGACCACCCCTTCCTCGGCCCCCACCTGGGGGCCGGCGCGGGCCAGCCTGCTCACCATCACGATCCTGGCCTCGCTGGCCATGATCGGCCCCTTCACCATCGACACCGTCTTCCCCGGCTTCGAGGCGATGGGACGCGACTTCGGGGCCAGCGAGGCGGCGCTGCAGCAGGTCACCAGCGTCTATCTGCTGTCCTTTGCCGTGATGAGCATCTTCCACGGCCCCATCTCGGACACAGTCGGGCGCAAACCGGTGATGCTCACCGGCCTGGGGATCTATGTGCTGGCCACGATCGGGTGTGCCCTCTCCCCCAGCCTGCCGGTGCTGCTGGCCTTCCGGGCGCTGCAGGGCGCCTCCGCCGGAGCCGCCACGATCGTCAGCCGAGCCGTCATCCGTGACCTCTACAGCGGTCCTGAGGCTCACCGTCTGATGAGCCAGGTCATGATGATCTTCAGCATCGCCCCGGCGATCGCTCCCGTCGCCGGTGGCCTCCTGCTGGCGTGGGGTCCGTGGCCGATCATCTTCTGGGCCATCGCCGGCTATGGCGTGTTCATCGCCGTGCTGACCGCGACGGGCCTGCCAGAGACCCTCCCGCCGGAGGACCGGCACCCCTTGCGCGTGGGCCCGATCCTCTCCGGCCTGCTGGAGGTGGGGCGCCATCCCGGCTTTGCCCGGCTGGCCCTGGCCACCACCTTCCTCTTCGCCGGACAGTTCGTCTACATCGTCTCCGCGCCGATCATCGTGGTCGACCTGTTCGGCAAGGGCGAGCAGGACTTCTGGATCCTGTTCGTGCCCCTGATCGGCGGGTTGGTCATCGGCGCGTGGTTGTCCGGACGCCTGGCTGGTCGGGTGGAGACCGCACTCCTGGTCGACCGTGCGGTCGCCCTCGCTCTGGTTGCCGCAACCCTTAACGTCGCCCTCATGATGCTCCTGCCGCGGCTGCCGTATGCCGTGCTGGGACCGGGTCTGATCGCCCTGGCCGTGTCCATCGCCTTCCCTGTCCTGCAACTGTCGATGCTCGACCTGTTCCCGCACCACCGCGGGGCGGCAGCATCGCTGGCCAGCTTCGCCAGTCTGATCTTCAACGCCCTGCTGGCGGGGGCCATCTCGCCCCTGGTCACCGGTTCGCTGCTGGTGCTCGCCGTCTCCAGCGCCATCTTCGCCATGATCGGCACCACCTTCTGGTGGTGGCACCGGCGCCTGCAGTCACCTGCGAGGCACGCGTGA
- a CDS encoding aspartate:alanine exchanger family transporter, which produces MLDVLASSPLLTMMLVVAAGTLIGAIPFGPLRFGPAGALFVGLAVGALDPRLGEGLELLQSLGLALFVYTVGIAAGAAFFRDLRRQLPLMVGAAAVLVVVAVATMLLGGGLGLSPALAAGTFSGALTSTPALAAATAVAGTDEPAVGYSLAYPVGVIVTILVVSVALSRPWVARTEPDSAAGIALVDISVQVDRPTRLSQVPGISDGTVRLSYLARGGRTRVVTPDEELRVGDRVVVVGPTEAVIAARDHLGHRVDEHLAHDRREVDYRRFVVSDRRVAGRTIGELDVPGRYEGIVTRVRRGDLDLLASDDFVLDLGDRVRVIVPRGRLGEVRGLFGDSERKVSEIDALSLGVGLALGLAIGLITLPLPGGLSFALGSAAGPLVVGMVLGRLERTGPLVWGLPLAANLTIRQLGLLVFLGATGLASGQAFADQAFTAAGLRVVLTAVLLTVLAGVLFLLVARLVGVSTARAAGGLAGFVGQPAILAHANSRVTDERVEAGYAALFALGIIVKILLVQFIAA; this is translated from the coding sequence ATGCTGGACGTCCTGGCCTCCTCGCCCCTGCTGACGATGATGCTCGTCGTGGCTGCCGGCACCCTGATCGGAGCCATCCCGTTCGGTCCGCTGCGCTTCGGCCCGGCCGGAGCGCTCTTCGTCGGACTCGCGGTGGGTGCGTTGGACCCGCGACTGGGCGAGGGGCTGGAGCTCTTGCAGAGTCTGGGGCTGGCCCTGTTCGTCTACACCGTCGGCATCGCCGCGGGGGCCGCCTTCTTCCGTGACCTGCGCCGCCAACTGCCGTTGATGGTGGGTGCCGCCGCCGTGCTGGTCGTCGTCGCCGTGGCCACGATGCTCCTCGGCGGGGGTCTCGGCCTCAGTCCTGCGCTGGCCGCCGGGACCTTCTCCGGGGCGCTGACCTCCACCCCTGCCCTCGCGGCAGCAACGGCGGTCGCGGGCACGGACGAGCCGGCCGTCGGCTACTCCCTCGCCTATCCCGTGGGTGTCATCGTCACGATCCTGGTGGTCTCCGTGGCCCTGTCGCGGCCGTGGGTCGCCCGCACCGAGCCGGACTCGGCGGCTGGCATCGCGCTGGTGGACATCTCGGTGCAGGTGGACCGCCCGACCCGGTTGAGCCAGGTGCCGGGCATCTCCGACGGCACGGTCCGGCTCTCCTATCTGGCACGCGGGGGACGCACCCGGGTCGTGACTCCCGACGAGGAGCTGCGCGTCGGCGACCGCGTCGTCGTGGTCGGCCCCACGGAGGCGGTGATCGCCGCGCGTGACCACCTGGGGCACCGCGTCGATGAGCACCTCGCCCACGACCGGCGGGAGGTCGACTACCGCCGCTTCGTGGTCTCCGACCGTCGCGTGGCCGGCCGCACGATCGGTGAGCTCGACGTGCCCGGACGCTACGAAGGCATCGTCACCCGCGTCCGGCGCGGTGACCTGGACCTGCTCGCCTCCGATGACTTCGTCCTGGACCTCGGGGACCGGGTGCGGGTGATCGTGCCCCGGGGGCGACTGGGCGAGGTGCGCGGCCTGTTTGGCGACTCCGAGCGCAAGGTCAGCGAGATCGACGCCCTCTCCCTGGGCGTCGGCCTGGCCCTGGGGCTGGCCATCGGGCTGATCACCCTGCCGCTGCCCGGCGGACTGAGCTTTGCCCTCGGATCAGCCGCCGGGCCGCTCGTGGTCGGCATGGTGCTGGGGCGTCTGGAGCGCACCGGACCGCTGGTGTGGGGCCTGCCTCTTGCGGCCAACCTCACCATCAGACAGCTGGGGCTCCTGGTCTTTCTCGGAGCGACCGGGCTCGCCTCCGGACAGGCCTTCGCCGACCAGGCCTTCACGGCCGCGGGCCTGCGCGTCGTGCTGACCGCGGTCCTCCTCACCGTGCTGGCCGGCGTGCTCTTCCTGCTGGTGGCCAGGCTCGTGGGGGTGAGCACCGCCCGTGCCGCAGGCGGGCTCGCCGGGTTTGTGGGACAGCCGGCGATCCTGGCCCATGCCAACAGCCGCGTCACGGACGAGCGCGTGGAGGCCGGCTATGCCGCGCTCTTCGCCCTCGGCATCATCGTCAAGATCCTCCTGGTGCAGTTCATCGCTGCCTAG
- a CDS encoding prolipoprotein diacylglyceryl transferase, whose product MYPTLGDLTGTSLPIGTHEFFVALGVVVALVVLGFQLVRTGAGRDERMLAIIAGALIGGAVFMRLGTWLQDVDLRANASLAEQWLYGNRSILGGLVGAWLGVHLAKRLTGYRTRTGDLFVPAVALGMAVGRVGCHLTELPGTVSSLGVGPVLDVPTAERLGAVAGVALHPSLLYEVAFHTIAFGVIVWSLARHRLPQGETFVLYIASYAIFRFLVEFVRGNEVVWWGLTRPQLFLAVAIPLVLARIAWQAHRGVYQRQEWHVAQAIEEQVR is encoded by the coding sequence ATGTATCCCACGCTCGGCGACCTGACCGGCACCTCCCTGCCGATCGGCACGCACGAGTTCTTCGTGGCCCTGGGCGTGGTGGTCGCCCTGGTGGTCCTGGGCTTCCAGCTGGTCCGCACCGGTGCTGGGCGGGATGAGCGGATGCTGGCCATCATCGCCGGTGCCCTGATCGGCGGGGCCGTCTTCATGCGCCTGGGGACCTGGCTGCAGGACGTGGACCTGCGGGCAAATGCCTCGCTCGCCGAGCAGTGGCTCTATGGCAACCGCAGCATCCTCGGCGGACTGGTCGGCGCGTGGCTCGGAGTGCACCTGGCCAAGCGGCTCACCGGTTACCGCACCCGCACCGGTGACCTCTTCGTCCCTGCTGTCGCCCTCGGTATGGCGGTGGGCCGGGTGGGCTGTCACCTCACCGAGCTGCCCGGCACGGTCAGCTCGCTCGGCGTCGGACCGGTGCTGGATGTCCCGACCGCTGAGCGGCTCGGCGCGGTGGCCGGGGTCGCGCTGCACCCGAGCCTGCTCTATGAGGTCGCCTTCCACACGATCGCCTTCGGGGTCATCGTCTGGAGCCTGGCGCGGCACCGCCTCCCCCAGGGCGAGACCTTCGTCCTCTACATCGCCAGCTATGCCATCTTCCGTTTCCTCGTCGAGTTCGTGCGCGGCAACGAGGTGGTGTGGTGGGGTCTGACCCGACCACAACTCTTTCTGGCCGTGGCGATTCCCCTCGTCCTGGCCCGGATTGCATGGCAGGCTCACCGTGGGGTCTATCAACGACAGGAGTGGCACGTGGCGCAGGCGATCGAGGAGCAGGTCCGGTGA
- a CDS encoding radical SAM protein, whose amino-acid sequence MSGVRVGEGAALRDFRVHRYVNAFCPHCDQEAPDRPLEEVRRLSGWLADRGGKIYLERGCPDHGFVRTLYDESAEILRYLEEWTAPTKEHTADVTGNFKPVPSAYADGLPQMQTQHTCILLEDITDHCNLRCPTCFAESAPQLAATAPLEQVLASIDTRLSRENNRLDVLMISGGEPTLHPQFEELLEAAVARPIVRILVNTNGLRIARDDALLALLKRHRERVEVYLQFDGLTAQASRHHRGADLRRFKETAIRRLSENGIFTTLTMTAALGVNDDEIGAVLDLGLATPYVGGVTIQPVFGSGRSAGIDAMDRLTHTGVLSRLGPQTDGRVTWRDLTALPCSHPHCCSVGYLLRDDSGEWKSLVQLIGPDRLKEFLDLEPDVLANRIADQELPAHLRRVVKDSLLDLLSEQSSLSHPDIGSLWRDICTNCDIGIGTLTRLASAQLPGGQARLRAMLGERVLRVTVKPFMDINTMIEERLTQCCVHVATVNEQDASHQCAPFCAVQAWAPLSRTRISTSTGGRANLLEVTP is encoded by the coding sequence GTGAGCGGCGTGCGCGTCGGCGAGGGGGCAGCACTGCGGGACTTCCGGGTGCACCGCTATGTCAACGCCTTCTGCCCTCACTGCGACCAGGAGGCTCCGGACCGGCCGCTGGAGGAGGTGCGCCGGCTCTCCGGCTGGCTCGCCGACCGCGGCGGCAAGATCTACCTGGAGCGCGGCTGCCCCGACCACGGTTTCGTGCGCACTCTGTATGACGAGTCGGCCGAGATCCTGCGGTACCTCGAGGAGTGGACGGCACCGACCAAGGAACACACCGCGGACGTCACCGGCAACTTCAAACCCGTCCCCTCGGCATACGCCGACGGGCTGCCCCAGATGCAGACCCAGCACACCTGCATCCTGCTCGAGGACATCACCGACCACTGCAACCTGCGCTGCCCCACCTGCTTTGCCGAGTCCGCCCCACAACTGGCGGCGACCGCACCGCTGGAGCAGGTACTGGCCTCGATCGACACCCGGCTGTCGCGAGAGAACAACCGCCTCGACGTGCTGATGATCTCCGGTGGCGAGCCAACGCTGCACCCGCAGTTCGAGGAGCTCCTCGAGGCTGCCGTCGCCCGGCCCATCGTGCGGATCCTGGTTAACACCAACGGCCTGCGCATTGCCCGGGACGACGCCCTGCTCGCCCTGCTCAAGCGGCACCGCGAACGCGTCGAGGTCTATCTGCAGTTCGACGGGCTGACCGCGCAGGCCTCGCGGCACCACCGGGGCGCCGACCTGCGCCGGTTCAAGGAGACGGCCATCCGACGGCTCTCCGAGAACGGCATCTTCACCACCCTGACCATGACCGCCGCGCTCGGGGTCAACGACGACGAGATCGGTGCCGTCCTCGACCTGGGCCTGGCCACCCCCTATGTCGGCGGGGTGACCATCCAGCCGGTCTTCGGCTCCGGACGCTCCGCCGGGATCGACGCGATGGACCGCCTCACCCACACCGGGGTGCTCTCCCGCCTGGGCCCGCAGACCGACGGGCGGGTGACCTGGCGGGACCTGACGGCCCTGCCCTGCTCCCACCCGCACTGCTGCTCGGTCGGCTACCTGCTGCGCGACGACTCCGGCGAGTGGAAGTCACTCGTGCAACTGATCGGGCCCGACCGGCTCAAGGAGTTCCTCGACCTCGAGCCCGACGTGCTGGCCAACCGCATCGCCGACCAGGAGCTGCCGGCCCATCTGCGCAGGGTCGTCAAGGACAGTCTGCTGGACCTGCTCAGCGAGCAGTCCTCGCTCTCCCACCCGGACATCGGCTCGCTGTGGCGCGACATTTGCACCAACTGTGACATCGGCATCGGCACCCTGACCCGGCTCGCCTCGGCGCAGCTGCCCGGGGGTCAGGCACGGCTGCGGGCCATGCTTGGCGAGCGGGTGCTGCGCGTGACGGTCAAGCCGTTCATGGACATCAACACCATGATCGAGGAGCGGCTGACCCAGTGCTGTGTGCACGTCGCGACGGTCAACGAGCAGGACGCTTCCCACCAGTGCGCCCCGTTCTGTGCCGTGCAGGCCTGGGCGCCGTTGTCTCGCACCCGGATCTCAACCTCGACCGGAGGTCGAGCAAATCTGCTGGAGGTGACGCCATGA
- a CDS encoding D-hexose-6-phosphate mutarotase: MTGRTHDTATGTVTVHDQGAHLTEWRVGEVPVIWVSQASEYAVGTPIRGGVPVCWPWFGPGRGGDLTPAHGFARIAPWRLLEESTEDGTVRLLWELTPADVAATDGAQHFPHAFTARVEVTVSESATISLTVRNDDTEPWDFEAALHTYLHVGDIRRVRLTGLEGTRYFDKVLQSEGSQEGQLSFSGETDRVYRAEGAVQVHDPVFDRTLVIEKAGSANTVVWNPWVDKAAAMSDFQDGEWPVMVCVEAASVGDDAVRLEPGAEHTLSTTVQIRPLDQS, from the coding sequence ATGACCGGCCGCACCCACGACACCGCCACCGGGACCGTCACGGTCCATGACCAGGGCGCCCACCTCACCGAGTGGCGGGTGGGTGAGGTCCCGGTGATCTGGGTGAGCCAGGCCTCGGAGTATGCCGTGGGGACACCGATCCGCGGCGGCGTGCCGGTGTGCTGGCCCTGGTTCGGGCCGGGCCGGGGCGGCGACCTGACCCCCGCCCACGGATTCGCACGCATCGCGCCGTGGCGCCTCCTGGAGGAGAGCACCGAGGATGGCACCGTGCGGCTGCTCTGGGAGCTGACCCCCGCCGACGTCGCCGCCACCGACGGGGCGCAGCACTTCCCGCACGCCTTCACCGCCCGGGTGGAGGTGACTGTCTCCGAGTCGGCCACGATCAGCCTCACGGTCCGCAATGACGACACCGAGCCGTGGGACTTCGAGGCGGCGCTGCACACCTACCTGCACGTCGGGGACATCCGCCGGGTCCGGCTCACTGGGCTCGAGGGCACCCGCTACTTCGACAAGGTGCTGCAGTCGGAGGGGAGCCAGGAGGGGCAGCTGAGCTTCAGTGGTGAGACCGACCGGGTCTATCGCGCTGAGGGCGCGGTGCAGGTGCACGACCCGGTATTCGACCGCACGCTGGTCATCGAGAAGGCAGGTTCAGCCAACACCGTGGTGTGGAACCCGTGGGTCGACAAGGCCGCGGCAATGAGCGACTTCCAGGACGGGGAGTGGCCGGTCATGGTGTGCGTGGAGGCCGCCAGCGTCGGCGACGACGCGGTGCGCCTGGAGCCCGGCGCCGAGCACACCCTGTCCACCACGGTCCAGATTCGCCCGCTGGATCAGTCATGA